A stretch of Solea senegalensis isolate Sse05_10M linkage group LG10, IFAPA_SoseM_1, whole genome shotgun sequence DNA encodes these proteins:
- the syt19 gene encoding synaptotagmin-2 codes for MEAGSHGQLLSAELNMPFSDSVKYILLGTSVALLLVALGILTWQTFRYCKTRNTYTRQARVHSDVLYLDEKPRTAENYSAAPSSKVEEVSTEVLKLSRCLPQVPIASTDSSHTGEVEEQGSIKKVDGSLRFSVHYDQPQSRLGVTILQVKGLHCQTGGIQPFVKVRVMWAGSRRVKVADCKDEEGEGASPALWTVLQEWQTRIVKGICSPLFGEKFSCVLEQEKDMLQSINLRMEVWDFDKFSRNTLLGHVRAPLGHLNISDPLELHEDLQIPQKDLVGEVLLSLKFLPTSQRLEVGLLKVRTVLTNTGSDSALYARISVQCNHYKLGYQKTSAVSRDLVTIFNEVLMFSLPEFPMEQCKILVSVYETHTSWKSTKHLMGQLTVGKEKGSEDKHWTLMMRSVRQPVAKWHSLLI; via the exons ATGGAGGCAGGGAGTCATGGTCAGCTGTTGTCGGCTGAGCTGAACATGCCGTTCTCGGACTCAGTCAAGTACATCCTCCTTGGCACCTCCGTGGCTTTACTCCTTGTGGCTCTGGGCATCTTGACGTGGCAGACCTTCAGATACTGCAAGACGCGCAACACATACACCCGGCAAGCTAGAG TCCACAGTGACGTGCTGTATCTGGACGAGAAGCCAAGGACGGCAGAAAATTACTCAGCTGCTCCAAGTTCTAAG gTGGAGGAAGTTAGCACTGAGGTCCTCAAGCTGAGTCGCTGTTTGCCTCAGGTCCCTATTGCCTCCACAGACTCCAGCCACacaggagaggtggaggagcaggGCAGCATTAAGAAG GTGGATGGATCGCTGCGGTTCTCTGTCCACTATGACCAGCCGCAGTCCCGTCTGGGGGTCACCATTTTGCAGGTGAAGGGACTTCACTGCCAGACCGGTGGCATCCAGCCCTTTGTTAAGGTGCGAGTCATGTGGGCAGGATCGCGACGAGTGAAAGTGGCAGACTGCAAGGATGAGGAG GGTGAGGGGGCGTCGCCGGCTCTGTGGACAGTGTTGCAAGAGTGGCAGACTCGCATCGTCAAAGGCATCTGTAGTCCTTTATTTGGAGAAAAGTTCAGCTGCGTCCTGGAACAGGAAAAAGACATGCTTCAGTCCATCAACCTCAGGATGGAG GTGTGGGACTTTGACAAATTCTCCAGAAACACATTGTTGGGACATGTGAGAGCTCCTCTAGGGCACCTCAACATCTCCGACCCTCTGGAGCTGCACGAGGATCTACAGATTCCCCAGAAG GATCTGGTTGGAGAGGTGCTGCTTTCACTGAAGTTTCTGCCCACATCTCAGAGGCTGGAGGTCGGTCTGCTGAAGGTCAGAACAGTCCTCACTAACACAGGCTCTGACAGCG CCCTTTATGCCAGGATCAGTGTCCAGTGCAATCATTACAAGCTTGGCTACCAGAAGACCTCAGCAGTGTCCCGGGACCTGGTGACCATCTTCAACGAGGTGCTCATGTTCTCGCTGCCCGAGTTCCCCATGGAGCAGTGTAAGATTCTGGTTTCTGTGTACGAGACGCACACAAGCTGGAAGTCCACCAAACACTTGATGGGACAGTTGACTGTGGGGAAGGAGAAGGGCTCAGAGGACAAGCACTGGACCTTGATGATGCGCTCAGTTCGCCAGCCAGTAGCAAAGTGGCACTCCCTTCTGATCTGA